A genomic segment from Conger conger chromosome 2, fConCon1.1, whole genome shotgun sequence encodes:
- the gper1 gene encoding G-protein coupled estrogen receptor 1, which yields MEVYTSPLIYICDNSSVEANASSNCSRTVSAETTDTYQFYIISLFLSCLYTIFLFPVGIIGNILILVVNLNHRDKMTIPDLYFVNLAVADLILVADSLIEVFNLNEQYYDIAALCTFMSLFFQVNMYSSIFFLTWMSFDRYVALASTVSSSPLRTMQQAKVSCGLIWTASIMATLLPFTIVQTQHRGEVNFCFANVFEIQWLEVTIGFLVPFSVIGLCYSLIVRILMRAQKHRGLWPRRQKALRMIVVVVLVFFICWLPENVFISVQLLQGASDPSRRAATTLWHDYPLTGHIVNLAAFSNSCLNPIIYSFLGETFRDKLRLFIKQKASWSVLYRLCHHTLDLHIAVRTEVSEV from the coding sequence ATGGAAGTGTACACATCCCCCCTGATTTACATCTGTGACAACAGCTCCGTGGAGGCAAACGCTTCCTCCAACTGCAGCAGGACTGTTTCAGCAGAGACCACGGATACCTACCAGTTCTACATCATCAGCCTTTTCCTCTCCTGCCTCTACACCATCTTCCTCTTCCCAGTCGGCATTATTGGAAACATCCTGATACTGGTGGTCAACCTGAACCACAGGGACAAAATGACCATCCCCGACCTGTACTTCGTCAACCTGGCTGTGGCCGACCTCATCCTGGTGGCCGACTCGTTGATCGAGGTCTTCAACCTGAACGAGCAGTACTACGACATCGCGGCCCTCTGCACCTTCATGTCCCTTTTCTTCCAGGTCAACATGTATAGCAGCATCTTCTTCCTGACGTGGATGAGCTTTGACCGCTACGTGGCCCTGGCCagcacagtgagcagcagcCCCCTGAGGACCATGCAGCAGGCCAAGGTGAGTTGCGGCCTCATTTGGACAGCCTCCATCATGGCCACCTTGCTGCCCTTCACCATTGTGCAGACGCAGCACCGGGGCGAGGTCAACTTCTGCTTCGCCAACGTTTTTGAGATCCAGTGGCTGGAGGTGACCATTGGCTTCCTGGTGCCCTTCTCCGTCATCGGCCTGTGCTACTCGCTGATCGTGCGCATCCTCATGCGGGCGCAGAAGCACCGGGGCCTGTGGCCTCGGAGGCAGAAGGCCCTGCGCATGattgtggtggtggtgctggtCTTCTTCATCTGCTGGCTGCCCGAGAACGTCTTCATCAGCGTCCAGCTGCTGCAAGGTGCAAGCGACCCATCCAGGCGGGCCGCCACCACCCTGTGGCACGACTACCCGCTGACCGGCCACATCGTCAACCTGGCCGCCTTCTCAAACAGCTGCCTCAACCCCATCATCTACAGTTTTCTGGGGGAGACGTTCAGGGACAAGCTTCGCCTGTTCATTAAACAGAAGGCCAGCTGGTCCGTGCTATACCGCCTGTGTCACCACACTCTGGATTTACACATTGCTGTCAGGACAGAGGTGTCTGAGGTTTAA